The window AATCCAACCGCGCTGAGTGTGCCACCAAGTGAAGTACTGACTTGGCTAGATCATATCCAAGATCATTCAACGCTCGTGATTGATGAGGCGTTTGTAGACTGTACTCCTGAGCTTTCAGTGTTACCAAGTTTCCCAACAGGAGTCCCAGATAAGCTGATTGTATTGCGTTCAGTGGGTAAATTTTTTGGACTGGCGGGTATTCGCGCGGGCTTTTGTTTTACCTCATCATTACGTTTACAAATTCTTAAACAACACCTTGGCCCTTGGACACTCAGTGGCCCAACTCGCTATGTCACCACACATGCCTTGCTCAATTCTCACTGGCAAAAAGAAAACCGCCAGCGCCTACATGAAGAGGCTGTGCGTATGAACCAACTCTTACAACAACATTTTGGCCAAACCGCGGACTCGGTAAAAATAACGTCACAGATACTCTTTCACCGAGTTGAAATTTCAGACTCTGCATCATGGCACCGCCAGCTCGCCCAGCTCGGTATTTTCACTCGTCATTGTGATGAAAAAGATGCACTTCGTTTCGGGTTACCCGCAAACGAATCACAATGGCAAGCGCTCACTCGCGCACTCGAACAACTCAAGGAATAATTATGTCTACAGCTTATTGTTCTGCCCTAGTGGTAGGTGCTCCTTCTTCTGGAAGCGGAAAAACAACCGTGGTCGCCGCTTTAGCAAGAGCTTTGGTTCAACAAGGAAAGAAAGTTCGAGTCTTCAAAACTGGGCCTGATTTTATTGACCCACAATTTTTATCTATTGCATCAGATACGCCCACCTACCAATTAGATTTATGGATGTGTGGCGAAGCAGAATGCCAACACTTAATTTATCAAGCCGCTCAAGAAGCGGATGTGATTCTCATTGAAGGCGTAATGGGCATGTTTGATGGCAAATGCTCCAGTGCTGATATTGCCGCTAAATTTAACCTTCCGATGCTGGCCGTCGTTGATGCTGGCGCAATGGCACAAACGTTTGGAGCCATTGTTAATGGCTTATCGACATTCCGTGATGACGTGGATGTATTTGGTGTAGTTGCCAACCGCGTAGGTTCAGAACGTCACGCTGAAATGCTAAAAGAAAGCCTAAAACCTGAAACCGAGTTTTGTGGTTGGTTACCAAAAGACATGGATTTGTCGCTGCCAGAACGCCACTTAGGTTTAGTACAAGCACAAGAGTTAGATGACATAGAGGAGCGATTTAATCACGCAGCCAAGCTACTACTAAAACATGGTGATATACCACTTCCTCCTGTACAAGCGTTTGAAAAACCAGAACATGTACTTCCTATCAGAAGTGAATCTTTATCGGGCCATACCATTGCTGTTGCTCGAGACAAGAGTTTTGCTTTTTTGTATCAAGCCAACCTTGATCTGCTGGTTGAATTAGGCGCAACATTGTCATTCTTCTCACCGCTGGCACATGATGATTTACCAGAGTGTGACGGCTTGTATTTACCGGGAGGATACCCAGAATTACACATGGATAAGTTAGCGCTCAATCATGTTCTGAAACAACAAATCATTACCCACATTGAACAAGGAAAACCCTGCCTAGCCGAATGTGGCGGAATGCTGTACCTGAACAAAGCTCTAACCGATTTAGAAAGCCAAACAGAAAATATGGTTGGCGCATTAAATGCCAGAGCAACGATGCAGAAGAAGCTAGCTGCGCTTGGGATCCTAGAAGCTAATTTCGATGGTCAAATGCTGCGTGGTCATACTTTCCATTATTCAAAAACAGACAGTAAAGAAACCGTGCTAACTCAGCCTGAATCTCAATATGGTAGGCCAACCGATCCTGTTTGGATAAAACACAGAACCATCGCTTCTTACGCACATTGGTACTTCCCGTATAACCCTGATTTGGTAGCGAAAATATTCAAAGGAAAGTTTTATTAAGCATCGACGAAAAAATACGCCTTGAACGCTTTCAATAGGGCGTGTTGATCTTTCGAGCTAATTGTTGCAGCGAGTTGCAGGGTATTTATACAAGGCAGAGGCTTTGAGGTGTAGCTAGCCTACATGAGAAGCCGATAACGTAGTAGAAATGACCAGCAAACGCTGCCCGAAGGGTTCGGCTAAAAGCGTTTTCCTCTTTGTTAAGGGAGATTTGCTTAGAATGACTAGGCTACTTCCCCCTCGCCGCGATTAAAACGCTTTTATCTCGAACAAAATTTAACCACGAAAGGTCAACGCGCCCTAATAACAGCCAGTCAAAAGTTGATATTTGCCGCTTCACGGTCAATAGTTAAAATAATGTTAACGAACAAATCAAGATCAGACTTTGTTTCGTGAACTATTTAGCTGATGCGCGCTTACATCAAAGACGTCGCCAAGTCGGGCATCGAGTTTCGTTC is drawn from Vibrio sp. SNU_ST1 and contains these coding sequences:
- a CDS encoding threonine-phosphate decarboxylase; the protein is MTIKQHSTSNELPHHGGKLIEFSLRYQRPIEQWVDLSTGVSPHHYPIPEIPASVWNRLPEDDDGLITAAQTYYQSDALLPVAGSQAAIQSLPHMIAKTQPTLTHILLPHTGYKEHQHAWQQYAEQSIQAVIFDFYRHKPTIEQLKTADVVVVINPNNPTALSVPPSEVLTWLDHIQDHSTLVIDEAFVDCTPELSVLPSFPTGVPDKLIVLRSVGKFFGLAGIRAGFCFTSSLRLQILKQHLGPWTLSGPTRYVTTHALLNSHWQKENRQRLHEEAVRMNQLLQQHFGQTADSVKITSQILFHRVEISDSASWHRQLAQLGIFTRHCDEKDALRFGLPANESQWQALTRALEQLKE
- a CDS encoding cobyrinate a,c-diamide synthase, producing the protein MSTAYCSALVVGAPSSGSGKTTVVAALARALVQQGKKVRVFKTGPDFIDPQFLSIASDTPTYQLDLWMCGEAECQHLIYQAAQEADVILIEGVMGMFDGKCSSADIAAKFNLPMLAVVDAGAMAQTFGAIVNGLSTFRDDVDVFGVVANRVGSERHAEMLKESLKPETEFCGWLPKDMDLSLPERHLGLVQAQELDDIEERFNHAAKLLLKHGDIPLPPVQAFEKPEHVLPIRSESLSGHTIAVARDKSFAFLYQANLDLLVELGATLSFFSPLAHDDLPECDGLYLPGGYPELHMDKLALNHVLKQQIITHIEQGKPCLAECGGMLYLNKALTDLESQTENMVGALNARATMQKKLAALGILEANFDGQMLRGHTFHYSKTDSKETVLTQPESQYGRPTDPVWIKHRTIASYAHWYFPYNPDLVAKIFKGKFY